A portion of the Glycine soja cultivar W05 unplaced genomic scaffold, ASM419377v2 tig00026871_1_pilon_223794_404867, whole genome shotgun sequence genome contains these proteins:
- the LOC114404363 gene encoding probable 26S proteasome regulatory subunit p27 isoform X2 — protein sequence MVATNVKAETMSLMDKRSALEAEMNSIIARLSQPGAPGLSGNLVDSEDFPHSDIDVPVVRAERRRLAELRSDHNEVTDKINLNIQILHSARLGNRSFKNSDTQVSSNMDTVASTPSQNVLLIRSPNSMDVNVLISRPFAMVDEIADASPAVEDGLQLGDQILKFGNVEAGDNLLQRLSSEAQSNLGCAVPVVIMRQGTVINLTITPRPWQARGLLGCHFRIL from the exons ATGGTGGCGACGAACGTGAAGGCAGAAACCATGTCTCTGATGGACAAGCGCAGCGCCTTGGAGGCTGAGATGAACTCCATCATCGCCCGCCTCTCCCAGCCAGGCGCTCCTGGCCTCTCCGGAAATCTCGTCGATTCCGAG GATTTTCCCCATTCCGATATCGACGTCCCCGTTGTTCGAGCCGAACGACGTCGCCTGGCAG AGCTGCGCAGCGACCACAACGAAGTAACTGATAAAATTAACCTAAATATTCAGATTCTCCATTCGGCAAGACTCGGAAATAGGTCATTCAAGAATTCAG ATACTCAGGTCTCATCAAATATGGACACTGTTGCATCAACACCGTCACAAAATGTCCTTCTGATACGATCTCCCAACTCTATGGATGTGAATGTGTTGATTAGTAGACCATTTGCAATGGTAGACGAGATAGCAGATGCATCACCAGCAGTAGAGGATGGTTTACAACTTGGggatcaaattttgaaatttggcAATGTGGAAGCAGGTGATAATTTGCTCCAAAGGCTTTCTTCCGAGGCTCAGTCAAATCTGGGTTGTGCAGTACCAGTTGTTATTATGAGGCAAGGCACAGTAATCAACTTAACTATTACACCTAGACCTTGGCAAGCTAGAGGACTATTGGG ATGTCATTTTCGGATCTTGTAG
- the LOC114404363 gene encoding probable 26S proteasome regulatory subunit p27 isoform X1, which yields MVATNVKAETMSLMDKRSALEAEMNSIIARLSQPGAPGLSGNLVDSEDFPHSDIDVPVVRAERRRLAELRSDHNEVTDKINLNIQILHSARLGNRSFKNSGNDDGSDTQVSSNMDTVASTPSQNVLLIRSPNSMDVNVLISRPFAMVDEIADASPAVEDGLQLGDQILKFGNVEAGDNLLQRLSSEAQSNLGCAVPVVIMRQGTVINLTITPRPWQARGLLGCHFRIL from the exons ATGGTGGCGACGAACGTGAAGGCAGAAACCATGTCTCTGATGGACAAGCGCAGCGCCTTGGAGGCTGAGATGAACTCCATCATCGCCCGCCTCTCCCAGCCAGGCGCTCCTGGCCTCTCCGGAAATCTCGTCGATTCCGAG GATTTTCCCCATTCCGATATCGACGTCCCCGTTGTTCGAGCCGAACGACGTCGCCTGGCAG AGCTGCGCAGCGACCACAACGAAGTAACTGATAAAATTAACCTAAATATTCAGATTCTCCATTCGGCAAGACTCGGAAATAGGTCATTCAAGAATTCAG GTAATGATGATGGTTCAGATACTCAGGTCTCATCAAATATGGACACTGTTGCATCAACACCGTCACAAAATGTCCTTCTGATACGATCTCCCAACTCTATGGATGTGAATGTGTTGATTAGTAGACCATTTGCAATGGTAGACGAGATAGCAGATGCATCACCAGCAGTAGAGGATGGTTTACAACTTGGggatcaaattttgaaatttggcAATGTGGAAGCAGGTGATAATTTGCTCCAAAGGCTTTCTTCCGAGGCTCAGTCAAATCTGGGTTGTGCAGTACCAGTTGTTATTATGAGGCAAGGCACAGTAATCAACTTAACTATTACACCTAGACCTTGGCAAGCTAGAGGACTATTGGG ATGTCATTTTCGGATCTTGTAG